From the Spiroplasma sp. BIUS-1 genome, one window contains:
- a CDS encoding F0F1 ATP synthase subunit epsilon, with protein MELTKLKIITPDGVYIDDLKVESVSVRTADGQITIYANHSPIVSTLLIGDMKYEVNGSTKYIHLHRGILQVSREQVKILTQRLYEVDERGQRLKK; from the coding sequence ATGGAATTAACTAAATTAAAAATAATAACACCAGATGGTGTTTATATAGATGATTTAAAAGTTGAATCTGTTAGTGTAAGAACAGCTGATGGTCAAATAACTATATATGCAAATCACTCTCCAATAGTTTCAACATTGTTGATAGGTGATATGAAGTATGAAGTTAATGGAAGTACCAAATATATTCATTTACATAGAGGAATTTTACAAGTTTCTAGAGAACAAGTAAAAATATTAACTCAAAGATTATATGAAGTCGATGAAAGAGGACAAAGATTAAAAAAATAA